The following proteins are co-located in the Pseudomonas antarctica genome:
- a CDS encoding non-ribosomal peptide synthetase produces MSILELLATLKTKDIQLALKGEQLSVQGNKQALSDPAILAALREHKPALIALIQAGEYSASKAGEVEVPANAIPAGAERITPAMLTLSTLSQDEIDRIVSTVEGGVANIQDIYPLAPLQEGILFHHVSAEQGDPYVMQSQFAFDNLARFEAFAQALQTVMDRHDILRTGVVWDGLQEPSQVVWRQARLPVQALQLNPADGDIAAQLHALFDARHYRLDVTQAPLLRLVRAEDPLNQRIVATLLFHHMALDHSALEVVCHELQACLLGQGAALGQAVPFRNYVAQARLGISEQEHEGFFRQMLGDISEPTLPFGLQDVQGDARGIAEVSLPLAPALGQRLRAQARQLGVSAASLFHMGWAQVLGVLAGKEQVVFGTVLMGRMQGSHDTDRALGIFINTLPFRVDVDGQDVRTGVKATHARLTTLLRHEHAALALAQRCSGVVAPTPLFSALLNYRHSAPAAGNAAVSAWQGIVALSAEERTNYPLTLSVDDLGDGFGLSLLASTLVDPQRVCAYLQTALENLVTALEQAPHTTLNLVSVVPAAEQQQLLEQFNATQAHFPQGTTLHGRIEAQAARTPEAIAAVHQGRQLTYAELNQQANLLAHHLLALGVKPDDRVAIVARRGLDTLAGLLAILKAGACYVPVDPSHPAERLNYLLTDSAPVAVLTQHALLERLPALEVPVINLDRFTWQHHSAGNPKAAATPSNLAYVIYTSGSTGLPKGVMVEHHAVANLVDWHCRAFDLCAGRHTASVAGFGFDAMAWEVWPALCVGATLHLPPANDGAQDIDALLAWWCAQPLDVCFLPTPVAEYAFSQQIEHPTLRTLLIGGDRLRQFARAQRFELINNYGPTEATVVATSGKVEVGQPLHIGKPVANATVYLLDEQQRPVPLGVAGELYVGGKGVARGYLNRPELTAERFLQDPFNAGRMYRTGDLARWLPDGTIEYLGRNDDQVKIRGVRIELGEIETQLNQLPGIQEAVVLVREDRLVAYFTENAQLDPLAIDDIRAHLVAHLPDYMVPVAYVKLDALPLTANGKLDRKALPAPDRAAVFTREYESPEGEIESVLAQIWADVLHVARVGRRDHFFELGGHSLLAMRMVSQVRQRLGVELNLGDLFANAELAAVAEVLARSGRSTLPDILPANRDEAVPLSFAQQRLWFLALMEGANTAYNIPIGLRLRGQLHVEALQRALARIVARHETLRSRFAQHGDDAHVLIVPAEDVLPLQVQDLRRHPQPQQALDALIRGEASAPFDLERGPLLRGRLVVMADEHHVLLLTLHHIVSDGWSMGVLTRELMALYQAFSHGRPDPLPPLPIQYGDFAVWQRLWLSGEVLQRQSSYWQQALAGAPALLTLPTDRPRPAQQDYAGSSVEVRLDERLTAGLKALSQRHGTTLYMTLMTAWASLLARLSGQYDLVIGSPVANRNRSEIEGLIGLFVNTLAVRIDTSGELSTEALLARVKALTLQAQAHQDLPFEQVVEITRPVRSLAHSPVFQTLLTWQDSSAPILALGDLALEGIVENSHFAKFDLSLNLGEVQGSILGALEYAVALFDESTVQRYVGYFTRVLQAMVDNDQAVLEHVPLVGERERQHLLFDFNATAVSYNLEQTLHGMFEAQVARTPDAMAIKAGQQHLTYAELNAQANQLAHHLRALGVQPDSRVAICVERGLEMVIGLYAILKAGAAYVPLDPAYPHERITYMLQDSAPAVVLAQGATRGLLGEVAVVDLDQPTWQHQPVDNLGVQGVSAYVIYTSGSTGQPKGVINDHTGVVNRLLWMQDAYGLTAQDTVLQKTPFSFDVSVWEFFWPLFTGARLVMARPGGHKDPVYLCEVIAAEHITTLHFVPSMLDVFLAHGDVTQAAGLVRVMCSGEALPGSLVRRFKQQLPGSALHNLYGPTEAAVDVTAWNCAGAVTPDNTPIGKPIANTRMYVLDSQLQPVPLGVVGELFIGGVQVARGYLNRPELTAERFLDDPFTHGRMYRTGDVGRYLADGTLEYLGRNDDQVKIRGLRIELGEIQARLLEHPQVNEAAVVAREERLVAYYTGTHSDIDDLRSHLLQHLPEFMVPAIFVHMDGLPLSPNGKLDRKALPAPGLDSVVVREYEAPQGDTEISLASLWAELLNVERVGRHDNFFELGGHSLLAVSLMGRMRRLGLSADVKVLFGQPTLAALAAALGGGREVAVPANRIAADCAHITPDMLALIALDQAAIERIVAGIPGGAANVQDIYPLAPLQAGILYHHRAVLDGDAYLLQAQFAFDSPLRLQAFARALQAVIQRHDILRSSFHWDGLEEPVQVVWREASLSVETGPLPQRLDLAQAPLMRLVYTQESQRVVATLLFHHLVMDHIALEILQHEMQAFLLGQEKELGAAVPYRNYVAQTRLGLDDHEAFFREMLGEIDEPTEVANLGADEKVQRAIEPQLSQRLRAQARQSGVSAASLMHMAWAHVLGKVSGREQVVFGTVMLGRLQGGEGAERAMGVFINTLPLRVDLGQHSVRTALRATHARLTQLLSHEHAPLALAQRCSKVPVATPLFSVLFNYRHSAPQAGGVAAAWQGIQLLKAEEHTSYGLSVSVDDLGDGFRFEAMGPGARRLCDYLHTALEQVVEALEHNREIAIGCLPILPAAERQQLADFNATARAFPREHTVQRLFEAQAQARPDALAALHGEQVLGYGELNTRANRLAHHLLSLGVRPADNVAILLPRSLDLLVSQLAILKCAAAYVPLDINAPAERQGFIVQDSGATWVITRSDAAIEYPARRLDLDTLALDPQPSHNPDLSQASDSVAYIMYTSGSTGTPKGVLVPHRGITRLVLNNGYADFNAADRVAFASNPAFDASTMDVWGPLLNGGQVQVIDHATLLEPAAFGRALSGATVLFVTTALFNQYVQMIPEALAGLRVLLCGGERADPAAFRTLLARAPALRLVHCYGPTETTTYACTYEVRAVADDAESVPVGRPISNTQIHVLDAQLQAVPLGVTGEICIGGDGVAKGYLNRPELTAEKFVDDPFNAGALMYRTGDLGRWTADGLLECIGRNDDQVKIRGFRIELGEIEARLASFASIQDVVVLAREDVPGDKRLVAYFTWAAAPVGIDNVRAHLHGQLPDYMLPSAYVPLAHLPLTANGKVDRKALPLPALDAFTHRDFEAPADALEDTLAQLWAGVLKLEQVGRHDSFFELGGHSLLAIRLVNLMDEAGLQVSLAELFQHASVASVAAMLRQRTDEPVVRDSALITVRSSGSQPPLFLIHEFSGMDVYFPALGQHLPGDYPIYGLAGLALGEAHLNTMEGLAARLVGLIRSVQPHGPYRVAGWSFGGVLAYEVAMQLLGLDEAVEFLGLIDSYVPRMTDQGKARWSGPDALKRHLLLQCTAYWKAQGGVDELASLEQLEAGIGQLDFAALLQRCRDEGLLYAQMAAATDADLLSFIEREVGHGHALAHYSVFALPVPVQLFSAMERPTELSRRSVSLGWEDALAPGQLRRIDVPGDHQSMMQAPHIQALGRAMSEALATGSAVKEGVHQPLLRIQSGRAGYAPVFCVPGAGDSVTGFVGLSEALGRDWPLFGLQPRGLDGEAVPHSQVEAAAQCYLTALEQECPRGPVHLVGHSFGGWVALEMAVRLQAMGREVASLTVIDSESPGGNGVVGRPYTSTAALLRLIEAMQLSAGKSLDIDPVAFAGRDEVAQRQWLHAGMVAVGLLPARASVDAMAGPARTYAAALRTVYRPTQRYHGVVRLVLAQDPALDAAGNQREQGLMIDGWRRQGSGLEVWYGGGNHFTLLKAPNVHGLAQWWLEGVVIGEVVS; encoded by the coding sequence GTGAGTATTCTTGAGCTGTTGGCGACGCTGAAAACCAAGGACATCCAACTGGCGCTCAAGGGCGAGCAGTTGTCGGTGCAAGGCAATAAACAAGCGCTGAGCGACCCGGCGATCCTTGCCGCGTTGCGTGAACACAAACCCGCGCTGATCGCGTTGATCCAGGCCGGGGAGTATTCGGCGAGCAAGGCCGGTGAAGTCGAAGTGCCGGCCAATGCTATCCCGGCGGGTGCCGAGCGCATCACACCCGCCATGCTGACCTTGTCGACGCTGAGCCAGGACGAGATCGACCGTATCGTCTCGACCGTCGAGGGTGGCGTGGCGAATATCCAGGATATCTACCCGCTCGCGCCCTTGCAGGAAGGCATTCTGTTCCACCACGTCAGCGCCGAACAGGGTGACCCGTATGTGATGCAATCGCAGTTTGCGTTCGACAACCTGGCGCGCTTCGAGGCATTTGCCCAGGCCCTGCAAACCGTCATGGACCGCCACGACATCCTGCGTACCGGCGTGGTCTGGGACGGCTTGCAGGAACCCTCGCAAGTGGTGTGGCGCCAGGCGCGCCTGCCGGTGCAGGCCCTTCAACTGAACCCTGCCGATGGCGACATCGCCGCGCAACTGCACGCGCTGTTCGACGCCCGCCACTACCGACTCGACGTCACGCAGGCGCCGCTGCTGCGCCTGGTTCGTGCCGAAGACCCGCTGAATCAGCGCATCGTTGCCACCTTGCTGTTCCACCATATGGCCCTCGACCACAGCGCCCTCGAAGTGGTGTGCCACGAACTGCAGGCGTGCTTGCTGGGGCAGGGCGCAGCGCTGGGCCAGGCCGTGCCGTTTCGCAACTATGTGGCCCAGGCGCGACTGGGCATCAGCGAGCAGGAACACGAAGGTTTCTTCCGCCAGATGCTCGGCGATATCAGCGAGCCGACCTTACCGTTTGGTTTACAGGATGTGCAGGGCGATGCCCGGGGCATTGCCGAAGTCAGCCTGCCATTGGCGCCGGCGTTGGGGCAGCGCTTGCGCGCGCAAGCCCGGCAACTCGGGGTGAGTGCCGCCAGCCTGTTCCACATGGGCTGGGCTCAGGTGTTGGGGGTACTGGCCGGCAAAGAACAGGTGGTATTCGGCACCGTCCTGATGGGCCGCATGCAAGGCAGCCATGACACCGATCGGGCGCTGGGGATTTTCATCAACACACTGCCGTTTCGCGTGGACGTGGATGGCCAGGACGTGCGCACCGGGGTCAAGGCCACCCACGCACGGCTGACCACCTTGCTGCGCCATGAGCACGCCGCGTTGGCGCTGGCCCAGCGTTGCAGCGGGGTGGTGGCGCCGACGCCGCTGTTCAGTGCCCTGCTCAATTACCGTCACAGTGCGCCGGCGGCCGGTAACGCGGCGGTATCGGCCTGGCAAGGGATCGTCGCGCTCAGCGCCGAAGAACGCACCAACTACCCGCTGACGTTGAGTGTGGATGACCTCGGCGACGGCTTCGGCTTGAGCCTGCTCGCCAGCACCTTGGTCGACCCGCAGCGCGTCTGCGCCTACCTGCAAACCGCCCTGGAAAACCTGGTGACCGCGCTGGAGCAAGCGCCGCATACGACGCTTAACCTCGTGTCGGTGGTGCCTGCCGCCGAGCAACAACAACTGCTGGAGCAGTTCAACGCCACTCAGGCCCACTTCCCGCAGGGCACCACATTGCACGGGCGTATCGAAGCCCAGGCCGCCCGCACGCCCGAGGCCATCGCAGCGGTGCACCAGGGCCGCCAACTGACTTACGCCGAGCTGAATCAGCAAGCCAACCTGCTGGCCCATCACCTGCTGGCGCTGGGCGTCAAACCGGACGATCGCGTGGCCATCGTCGCCCGTCGTGGCCTGGACACCCTGGCCGGGTTGCTGGCGATCCTCAAGGCCGGAGCCTGCTATGTGCCGGTCGACCCGTCACACCCGGCCGAGCGTTTGAACTACCTGTTGACCGACAGCGCCCCGGTGGCGGTGCTGACCCAGCACGCACTGCTGGAACGCCTGCCCGCCCTTGAAGTGCCGGTGATCAACCTGGACCGCTTCACCTGGCAGCACCATTCGGCCGGCAACCCCAAGGCCGCCGCGACCCCGTCGAACCTCGCCTATGTGATCTATACCTCCGGCTCCACCGGCCTGCCCAAAGGCGTGATGGTCGAACACCACGCGGTGGCCAATCTGGTGGACTGGCACTGCCGTGCCTTTGACCTGTGTGCCGGGCGCCACACTGCCAGCGTCGCCGGTTTCGGCTTTGATGCGATGGCCTGGGAAGTGTGGCCGGCGCTGTGTGTCGGCGCGACCTTGCACCTGCCGCCCGCCAATGACGGGGCGCAAGACATCGACGCCTTGCTGGCCTGGTGGTGCGCGCAGCCGCTGGACGTGTGCTTCCTGCCCACGCCGGTGGCCGAGTACGCGTTCAGCCAACAGATTGAACACCCCACGCTGCGCACCTTGCTGATTGGCGGCGATCGCCTGCGCCAGTTCGCGCGTGCCCAGCGTTTCGAGTTGATCAACAACTACGGGCCCACCGAGGCCACGGTGGTTGCCACTTCCGGCAAGGTCGAGGTTGGCCAGCCGTTGCATATCGGCAAACCTGTCGCGAATGCCACGGTGTACCTGCTGGACGAACAACAACGGCCGGTGCCGTTGGGGGTAGCCGGTGAGCTGTATGTGGGCGGCAAGGGCGTGGCGCGCGGTTATTTGAATCGCCCGGAACTGACGGCCGAACGTTTCCTGCAAGACCCGTTCAATGCGGGCCGCATGTACCGTACCGGCGACCTGGCGCGCTGGTTGCCGGACGGCACTATTGAGTACCTGGGGCGCAATGATGATCAGGTGAAAATCCGTGGCGTGCGCATCGAGTTGGGCGAGATCGAAACCCAGCTCAACCAATTGCCCGGGATTCAGGAGGCCGTGGTGCTGGTCCGTGAGGATCGACTGGTGGCTTACTTCACTGAAAATGCTCAGCTCGACCCGCTGGCCATCGATGATATCCGCGCCCATCTGGTGGCGCACCTGCCGGACTACATGGTGCCGGTTGCCTATGTGAAGCTTGACGCGCTGCCCCTGACCGCCAACGGCAAACTCGACCGCAAAGCCCTGCCGGCGCCCGATAGGGCGGCCGTGTTTACCCGCGAATACGAGTCGCCCGAGGGCGAGATCGAAAGCGTGCTCGCCCAGATCTGGGCAGATGTGCTGCACGTAGCGCGTGTCGGGCGCCGCGATCACTTTTTTGAGCTGGGCGGGCACTCGCTGCTGGCGATGCGCATGGTGTCGCAAGTGCGCCAGCGCCTGGGGGTTGAGCTGAACCTCGGCGACTTGTTTGCCAATGCCGAACTGGCGGCGGTCGCCGAGGTGCTGGCCCGCTCGGGTCGCAGCACGTTGCCGGACATCCTCCCGGCCAACCGTGATGAAGCTGTGCCGCTGTCCTTCGCCCAGCAGCGCCTGTGGTTTCTGGCGCTGATGGAAGGTGCCAACACGGCCTACAACATTCCTATCGGCTTGCGTTTGCGTGGGCAGTTGCATGTCGAGGCCTTGCAACGGGCGCTGGCGCGTATCGTCGCGCGCCACGAAACCCTGCGCAGTCGTTTTGCCCAGCACGGCGACGACGCCCATGTGCTGATCGTGCCCGCCGAAGACGTGCTGCCCTTGCAAGTGCAGGACCTGCGCCGTCACCCGCAACCCCAACAGGCGCTGGATGCGTTGATCCGCGGCGAGGCCTCGGCGCCGTTTGACCTGGAGCGCGGCCCGTTGCTGCGCGGGCGACTGGTGGTGATGGCGGACGAGCACCATGTGCTGTTGCTGACCTTGCACCATATCGTCTCCGATGGCTGGTCGATGGGCGTGCTGACCCGCGAACTGATGGCGCTGTATCAAGCCTTCAGTCACGGCCGGCCCGACCCGTTGCCGCCGTTGCCGATTCAGTACGGCGACTTTGCCGTGTGGCAGCGCTTGTGGCTCAGTGGTGAAGTGCTGCAGCGCCAAAGCAGTTATTGGCAGCAAGCCCTGGCCGGTGCGCCGGCCTTGCTCACGCTGCCCACCGACCGCCCACGCCCGGCGCAGCAGGACTATGCCGGCAGCAGCGTCGAAGTGCGCCTGGATGAACGCCTCACCGCCGGGCTCAAGGCCTTGAGCCAACGCCACGGCACCACGCTGTACATGACCTTGATGACCGCCTGGGCCTCGCTGTTGGCGCGGCTGTCCGGGCAATACGATCTGGTGATCGGCTCGCCGGTTGCCAACCGCAACCGCAGCGAAATCGAAGGGTTGATCGGCCTGTTCGTCAACACCCTGGCGGTGCGCATCGACACGTCGGGCGAGTTGAGCACCGAGGCGTTGCTGGCGCGGGTCAAGGCGCTCACGCTGCAAGCCCAGGCCCATCAGGACTTGCCGTTCGAACAGGTGGTGGAAATCACCCGGCCGGTGCGCAGCCTGGCCCATAGCCCGGTGTTCCAGACGCTGCTGACCTGGCAGGACAGCAGCGCGCCGATCCTCGCGCTGGGTGATCTGGCCCTGGAAGGTATCGTCGAGAACAGCCACTTTGCCAAGTTCGACCTGTCGCTGAACCTCGGCGAAGTGCAGGGCAGCATTCTCGGTGCGCTGGAGTATGCGGTGGCACTGTTTGATGAATCGACCGTGCAGCGTTATGTCGGCTACTTCACCCGCGTGCTGCAGGCCATGGTCGATAACGACCAGGCGGTGCTGGAGCATGTGCCGCTGGTGGGTGAACGTGAGCGGCAGCATTTACTGTTCGATTTCAACGCCACCGCCGTCAGTTACAACCTTGAGCAGACCTTGCACGGGATGTTCGAAGCGCAGGTGGCGCGCACGCCGGACGCGATGGCGATCAAGGCGGGCCAGCAGCACCTGACCTATGCCGAGCTGAACGCGCAGGCCAATCAGTTGGCCCATCACCTGCGGGCGCTGGGCGTGCAGCCGGATTCGCGCGTGGCGATCTGCGTCGAGCGGGGCCTGGAGATGGTCATCGGCTTGTATGCGATTCTCAAGGCTGGCGCGGCGTATGTGCCGCTGGACCCGGCCTATCCACACGAACGCATTACCTACATGTTGCAGGACAGCGCACCGGCAGTGGTCCTGGCCCAAGGCGCTACGCGTGGGTTGCTGGGCGAGGTCGCGGTGGTCGACCTGGACCAGCCGACCTGGCAGCATCAACCGGTCGACAACCTCGGCGTTCAGGGCGTGAGCGCCTATGTGATTTACACCTCCGGCTCCACCGGCCAGCCCAAAGGCGTGATCAACGACCATACGGGTGTGGTCAACCGCCTGCTGTGGATGCAGGACGCCTATGGGCTCACGGCGCAGGACACGGTGCTGCAGAAAACCCCCTTCAGTTTTGACGTGTCGGTGTGGGAGTTCTTCTGGCCGCTGTTTACCGGAGCACGGTTGGTGATGGCGCGCCCGGGCGGGCATAAAGACCCGGTTTACCTGTGCGAAGTGATTGCGGCCGAACACATCACCACCTTGCATTTCGTCCCCTCAATGCTCGATGTGTTCCTCGCCCACGGCGATGTGACTCAGGCCGCCGGGCTGGTACGCGTGATGTGCAGCGGTGAAGCCTTGCCGGGCAGCCTGGTGCGACGGTTTAAACAACAGCTTCCAGGCAGCGCGCTGCATAACCTGTATGGCCCGACCGAAGCCGCTGTGGATGTGACGGCGTGGAACTGCGCAGGCGCGGTGACGCCGGACAATACGCCCATCGGCAAACCCATCGCCAATACACGCATGTATGTGCTCGATAGCCAGTTGCAGCCGGTGCCGTTGGGCGTGGTGGGCGAGTTGTTCATTGGTGGCGTGCAAGTGGCGCGGGGCTATCTGAACCGGCCGGAGCTGACCGCCGAGCGTTTCCTCGACGACCCGTTTACCCACGGCCGGATGTACCGCACCGGCGACGTCGGCCGCTACCTGGCCGACGGCACTCTCGAGTACCTGGGGCGCAATGATGACCAGGTGAAGATCCGTGGTTTGCGTATTGAACTGGGCGAAATCCAGGCGCGGCTGCTGGAGCATCCTCAGGTCAACGAAGCCGCCGTGGTGGCCCGCGAAGAGCGGCTGGTCGCCTATTACACCGGCACTCACAGCGACATCGACGATTTGCGCAGCCATCTGCTGCAGCACTTGCCTGAGTTCATGGTGCCGGCGATTTTCGTGCACATGGATGGGCTGCCGCTGAGCCCCAACGGCAAGCTCGACCGCAAGGCCCTGCCGGCGCCGGGCCTGGATTCGGTGGTGGTGCGCGAGTACGAAGCGCCGCAAGGCGATACGGAAATCAGCCTGGCCAGCCTGTGGGCCGAGTTGCTCAATGTGGAACGCGTGGGCCGTCACGACAACTTCTTTGAACTGGGCGGGCACTCATTGCTGGCGGTCAGCCTGATGGGCAGGATGCGCCGCCTCGGGTTGTCGGCGGATGTGAAAGTGCTGTTTGGTCAGCCGACACTGGCCGCCTTGGCTGCGGCGCTGGGTGGCGGTCGCGAAGTCGCGGTGCCGGCCAATCGCATTGCCGCTGATTGCGCCCATATCACGCCGGACATGCTCGCGCTGATCGCGTTGGACCAGGCCGCCATCGAGCGCATTGTCGCCGGCATCCCCGGCGGTGCGGCGAATGTGCAGGACATCTACCCGCTGGCACCGTTGCAGGCGGGCATTCTTTATCACCATCGCGCGGTGCTCGACGGTGATGCTTATCTGCTGCAGGCGCAGTTTGCCTTTGACAGTCCGCTGCGCCTGCAAGCCTTTGCCCGGGCGTTGCAGGCGGTGATCCAGCGACATGACATCCTGCGTTCGTCCTTCCATTGGGACGGTCTGGAAGAGCCGGTGCAGGTGGTTTGGCGTGAGGCCTCGTTAAGCGTCGAAACAGGCCCGTTGCCGCAGCGCCTGGACCTGGCCCAAGCCCCCTTGATGCGCCTGGTGTATACACAGGAGTCGCAACGAGTGGTCGCCACGTTGCTTTTCCATCACTTGGTGATGGACCACATTGCGCTGGAAATCCTGCAGCATGAAATGCAGGCGTTTCTGTTGGGGCAAGAGAAAGAACTGGGCGCGGCGGTGCCGTATCGCAACTATGTGGCCCAGACTCGCTTGGGGCTTGATGATCACGAGGCCTTCTTTCGCGAGATGCTGGGTGAGATCGACGAGCCAACCGAGGTCGCAAACCTGGGCGCCGATGAAAAGGTTCAGCGGGCAATTGAGCCTCAATTGAGCCAGCGCCTGCGTGCCCAGGCGCGCCAATCGGGTGTCAGCGCCGCCAGCCTGATGCATATGGCCTGGGCCCATGTACTGGGCAAAGTCAGCGGCCGCGAACAGGTAGTGTTTGGCACGGTGATGCTCGGTCGCCTGCAAGGGGGCGAAGGCGCCGAACGGGCCATGGGCGTGTTTATCAACACCTTGCCGTTGCGGGTCGACCTGGGCCAACACTCAGTGCGTACGGCGCTGCGTGCAACCCATGCACGGCTGACCCAACTGCTCAGCCATGAACATGCGCCGCTGGCGCTGGCCCAACGTTGCAGTAAGGTGCCGGTGGCGACGCCGTTGTTCAGCGTGCTGTTCAACTACCGTCACAGCGCGCCGCAAGCCGGTGGCGTGGCGGCGGCATGGCAGGGCATTCAGTTGCTCAAGGCCGAGGAACATACCAGTTACGGGCTGTCGGTGAGCGTGGATGACCTGGGCGATGGCTTCCGCTTTGAAGCCATGGGGCCGGGCGCCCGACGTTTGTGTGACTACCTGCACACTGCACTTGAACAGGTGGTGGAGGCGCTGGAGCACAATCGCGAAATCGCCATCGGCTGCCTGCCAATCCTGCCGGCCGCTGAGCGCCAACAGCTGGCGGACTTCAACGCTACCGCCCGGGCGTTCCCCCGCGAACACACGGTGCAGCGCCTGTTCGAAGCCCAGGCCCAGGCACGACCGGATGCCTTGGCGGCGTTGCACGGCGAGCAAGTGCTCGGTTACGGCGAACTGAACACTCGCGCCAACCGCCTGGCTCATCACTTATTGAGCCTGGGCGTGCGTCCTGCCGATAACGTGGCGATCCTGCTACCGCGCTCTTTGGACCTGCTGGTCAGCCAACTGGCGATCCTCAAGTGCGCCGCTGCCTATGTGCCGCTGGACATCAACGCGCCCGCCGAACGCCAGGGCTTTATAGTGCAGGACAGCGGCGCGACCTGGGTCATTACCCGCAGCGATGCCGCCATCGAGTACCCGGCCCGGCGCCTTGACCTGGACACCCTGGCGCTTGACCCTCAACCGAGCCACAACCCGGACCTGTCGCAGGCCTCGGACAGCGTGGCGTACATCATGTACACCTCCGGTTCCACCGGTACGCCGAAGGGGGTGTTGGTGCCCCATCGCGGCATCACGCGCCTGGTGCTTAACAACGGCTACGCCGACTTCAATGCCGCCGACCGCGTGGCGTTTGCCTCCAACCCGGCGTTCGACGCCAGCACCATGGACGTGTGGGGCCCGCTGCTGAACGGCGGCCAGGTGCAGGTGATCGACCACGCGACGTTGCTCGAGCCGGCGGCTTTCGGCCGGGCGTTGAGCGGGGCGACGGTGCTCTTCGTCACCACGGCGCTGTTCAACCAGTACGTGCAGATGATTCCCGAGGCGCTGGCCGGCTTGCGCGTGCTGTTGTGCGGTGGCGAACGTGCCGACCCGGCGGCGTTCCGCACCCTGCTGGCCCGCGCGCCCGCCTTGCGCCTGGTGCATTGCTATGGGCCGACGGAGACCACCACCTACGCCTGCACTTATGAAGTGCGCGCTGTCGCGGATGACGCTGAAAGTGTGCCGGTGGGGCGGCCGATTTCCAACACGCAAATCCATGTGCTGGATGCGCAATTGCAGGCGGTGCCGCTGGGTGTGACCGGTGAAATTTGCATCGGTGGTGACGGTGTGGCCAAGGGGTACTTGAACCGGCCGGAGCTGACGGCGGAAAAGTTTGTCGATGACCCGTTCAACGCGGGCGCCTTGATGTACCGCACCGGCGACCTTGGCCGCTGGACGGCGGATGGCCTGCTGGAATGTATCGGGCGCAATGACGACCAAGTGAAAATCCGCGGCTTTCGCATCGAACTGGGTGAAATCGAAGCACGCCTGGCGAGCTTTGCGAGCATCCAGGACGTGGTGGTGCTGGCGCGTGAGGACGTGCCGGGTGACAAGCGCCTGGTGGCGTATTTCACCTGGGCGGCCGCGCCTGTTGGCATCGACAACGTGCGTGCGCACCTTCATGGCCAGTTGCCGGACTACATGCTGCCGTCGGCCTATGTGCCGCTGGCGCATTTGCCGCTGACAGCCAATGGCAAGGTCGATCGCAAGGCCTTGCCTTTGCCAGCCTTGGACGCCTTTACCCACCGCGATTTTGAAGCGCCTGCCGATGCGTTGGAAGACACCCTCGCACAGCTCTGGGCCGGTGTCTTGAAGCTGGAACAGGTTGGGCGACACGACAGTTTCTTTGAACTGGGCGGGCATTCATTGCTGGCGATTCGACTGGTCAACCTGATGGATGAAGCCGGCCTGCAGGTGTCTCTGGCCGAGTTGTTCCAGCACGCCAGCGTCGCCAGCGTGGCCGCAATGCTGCGCCAGCGCACGGATGAACCGGTGGTGCGTGACAGTGCATTGATAACGGTGCGCAGCAGCGGCTCGCAGCCGCCGCTGTTCCTGATCCACGAATTCAGCGGCATGGACGTGTACTTCCCGGCACTGGGCCAACACTTGCCCGGTGATTATCCGATCTATGGCCTGGCGGGCCTGGCACTCGGTGAGGCGCACCTGAACACCATGGAAGGCCTGGCGGCCCGCCTGGTCGGCCTGATACGCAGCGTTCAGCCCCATGGGCCTTACCGTGTGGCGGGCTGGTCGTTCGGCGGCGTGCTGGCGTATGAAGTGGCGATGCAATTGCTGGGGCTGGATGAAGCGGTTGAGTTCCTCGGTTTGATCGACAGTTACGTGCCGCGCATGACCGACCAGGGCAAGGCGCGCTGGAGCGGGCCGGATGCCCTGAAGCGGCATTTGTTGTTGCAGTGCACAGCGTATTGGAAAGCACAGGGAGGTGTGGATGAGCTGGCGAGCCTTGAACAGTTGGAGGCGGGCATTGGACAGCTGGACTTTGCGGCTCTGCTGCAACGCTGTCGCGATGAAGGTTTGCTATACGCGCAAATGGCAGCGGCTACGGACGCGGACCTCTTGAGCTTTATCGAGCGGGAAGTGGGGCATGGGCATGCGCTGGCGCATTACAGCGTGTTTGCGTTGCCGGTTCCGGTGCAGCTCTTCAGCGCCATGGAGCGGCCCACCGAGTTGTCGCGGCGCAGTGTTTCGCTGGGCTGGGAGGATGCGTTGGCACCTGGGCAATTGCGCCGGATAGACGTGCCAGGGGACCACCAGAGCATGATGCAGGCGCCGCACATTCAGGCGTTGGGCCGTGCGATGAGCGAGGCGCTGGCGACAGGTTCGGCGGTGAAGGAAGGGGTGCATCAGCCGCTGTTGCGCATTCAGAGCGGGCGGGCGGGGTATGCGCCAGTGTTCTGCGTACCTGGGGCGGGGGACAGCGTCACCGGGTTTGTCGGATTGAGTGAAGCGCTGGGGCGCGACTGGCCGCTGTTCGGGTTGCAGCCACGAGGCTTGGATGGCGAGGCGGTGCCCCATAGCCAGGTGGAAGCGGCAGCCCAGTGTTATCTGACGGCGCTGGAGCAGGAGTGCCCGCGCGGGCCGGTGCATCTGGTCGGGCATTCGTTCGGCGGCTGGGTCGCGCTGGAGATGGCCGTGCGGTTGCAGGCGATGGGCCGAGAGGTGGCGTCGTTGACGGTGATCGACAGTGAGTCGCCGGGGGGCAATGGCGTGGTAGGGCGGCCGTATACGTCGACGGCGGCGTTGTTGCGGTTGATTGAAGCCATGCAGTTGTCCGCCGGAAAGTCCCTGGACATCGACCCTGTGGCGTTTGCCGGGCGCGATGAAGTGGCGCAGCGCCAGTGGCTTCACGCCGGGATGGTCGCGGTTGGTTTGTTGCCGGCGCGTGCCAGTGTGGACGCGATGGCGGGGCCCGCACGCACGTATGCCGCAGCCTTGCGCACGGTGTATCGACCGACTCAGCGCTACCACGGGGTTGTGCGATTGGTATTGGCGCAGGACCCGGCGCTGGATGCGGCGGGCAATCAACGGGAGCAGGGGTTAATGATCGACGGTTGGCGGCGTCAGGGCAGTGGCCTGGAGGTTTGGTATGGCGGCGGGAATCACTTCACGTTGCTCAAGGCCCCGAATGTTCACGGGCTTGCGCAGTGGTGGCTGGAAGGTGTGGTGATTGGGGAGGTGGTTTCGTGA